From the genome of Muricauda sp. SCSIO 64092, one region includes:
- a CDS encoding acetyl-CoA carboxylase biotin carboxyl carrier protein subunit, protein MKKNFKLKVNDQYEFQFTADDLKSLDLVKTGTDSFHLLENNQTYHIDFSSKDFYGKSYGVKVNNANYAVTIANPLDLLIDEMGFALGASARVSSIEAPMPGLILEVSVSEGQEVKEGDALLILEAMKMENVITSPREGTIKSITVKQGEAVEKKHVLITFE, encoded by the coding sequence ATGAAAAAAAATTTTAAACTCAAGGTCAACGACCAATATGAGTTTCAATTTACAGCAGATGACCTTAAATCCCTGGATTTGGTCAAAACAGGAACCGACTCCTTTCACTTACTGGAAAACAACCAAACGTACCACATCGATTTTAGTTCCAAGGATTTCTACGGAAAAAGTTATGGCGTAAAGGTGAACAATGCCAATTATGCGGTGACCATTGCAAATCCTTTGGATTTATTGATTGATGAAATGGGCTTCGCACTGGGTGCTTCGGCGCGGGTGAGCAGTATAGAGGCTCCTATGCCTGGTTTGATCTTGGAAGTTTCCGTGTCCGAAGGACAGGAGGTAAAAGAGGGTGATGCGCTTCTTATTTTGGAGGCCATGAAAATGGAGAATGTAATTACCTCTCCAAGGGAAGGCACCATTAAGAGCATTACCGTAAAACAAGGTGAGGCCGTTGAAAAGAAACATGTATTGATCACTTTTGAATAG
- the udk gene encoding uridine kinase, protein MLIIGIAGGTGCGKTTVVNQIVEQLPKDEVVVISQDSYYNDLGHLTKEERSEVNFDHPNSIDFELLIEHVKELKSGKTIEIPIYSFAEETRLQGTIKTEPKEVVIVEGILVLSNPRLRELFDMKIYVHADSDERLIRRLQRDIRERGHDLEKVLHRYQTAVKPMHNEFIEPTKEFADIIIPNNHYNTVAVDMVRTIINQKLV, encoded by the coding sequence ATGCTTATCATAGGAATTGCTGGTGGGACGGGTTGTGGTAAAACCACGGTGGTAAATCAGATTGTAGAACAGCTACCAAAAGACGAAGTAGTTGTGATATCACAGGATTCCTATTATAACGATTTGGGGCACCTCACCAAAGAAGAGCGAAGCGAGGTAAATTTTGACCATCCCAATTCCATTGATTTTGAATTGCTTATTGAACATGTTAAAGAGTTAAAGTCGGGTAAGACCATAGAAATACCCATTTACTCCTTTGCTGAAGAAACGCGGTTGCAGGGGACCATAAAGACGGAGCCCAAAGAGGTGGTCATTGTAGAAGGAATATTGGTATTGAGCAATCCCAGGCTAAGGGAACTCTTCGACATGAAAATTTATGTACATGCAGATTCCGACGAGCGTCTGATAAGACGATTGCAACGTGATATCAGGGAACGGGGACATGATCTGGAAAAGGTCCTGCATCGTTATCAAACTGCCGTTAAGCCCATGCATAACGAATTCATTGAGCCTACCAAGGAGTTTGCCGATATCATTATTCCCAACAATCACTACAATACGGTGGCCGTGGATATGGTTCGGACCATCATCAATCAAAAGCTTGTGTGA